The following are from one region of the Capra hircus breed San Clemente unplaced genomic scaffold, ASM170441v1, whole genome shotgun sequence genome:
- the LOC108634789 gene encoding uncharacterized protein LOC108634789, which yields MSRVPSGPLLLPCTRTLPNGPRNSLPQRSVLATTHLHGDGDGSVRPRQSPSSRVPGPCALAFTPGTVRSVGLCRTCPEPCGIVPDQGFGGKHPVPLPPRQVDPSPLDHQAGKSLHSLLKASTLKQSTSSSKHHWTITTERKETMTLQEAARVPVCEKRRSTLHDAIPFPGLIVQKLSHPKRGTAGYPSRVWDGGFPGGSVGNRPVPTQETRVSSPARDDPTCYRATKPIGLADGIRALDPGHCER from the exons ATGTCC AGAGTCCCCTcaggtcccctgctcctcccatgcACGCGCACGCTCCCCAACGGTCCTAGGAACAGCCTGCCCCAGAGGAGCGTGCTGGCCACAACCCACCTCCACGGAGACGGAGACGGCAGTGTCCGTCCGCGTCAGTCACCCTCGTCCAGAGTCCCCGGGCCGTGTGCCCTCGCCTTCACGCCTGGCACCGTCCGTTCTGTAGGTTTGTGTCGAACCTGCCCGGAGCCCTGTGGCATCGTCCCGGATCAGGGGTTCGGTGGAAAACACCCTGTCCCCCTGCCTCCtcggcaggtggatccttcaccactggaccaccaggcagggaagtcccttcacagcCTTCTAAAAGCATCTACCCTGAAACAGTCCACGTCGTCCTCCAAACATCACTGGACCATCACGACGGAAAGGAAGGAAACGAT GACACTTCAAGAAGCAGCAAGAGTGCCGGTCTGTGAGAAACGAAGGTCAACCCTTCACGATGCAATCCCTTTTCCGGGCCTGATCGTTCAGAAACTCTCCCATCCCAAGCGGGGGACGGCAGGATATCCATCTCGAGTTTGGGACgggggcttccccggcggctccgTAGGAAACCGTCCCGTGCCcacgcaggaaacacgggtttcaTCCCCGGCCCGGgacgatcccacgtgctacagagcCACGAAGCCCATAGGCCTCGCCGACGGAAtccgtgctctagatcctggccaCTGCGAGCGCTGA